ttctcttgtTACAGGACCAGCTAAACCATTCGTGCTCATTGGAGCTCATTGAAGACTAAACAACTAGAATTAACTATACAACTCAACGAGTCAAATTAAACTAAGGGTTGCTCATAAACTTGTCAACGTCCACACGACATATTATTTttccaaaaaataaattaacgtcaaaaaatataccatccAGTTAAAGTAAGGTAATGAATGATATTTTTCGCGGGATTTCTAACATAAGTGCACTTGTACTCTAGTCCAGTCTATTCAAAAacccgatcaagtgcgagtcggacttgcacacaaagagttccgtaccatcgtacaagaaataagaaatactatacactttttattttttttgttatgtaaccacaaattcacgattttcgtatatttccctttacttgtgctgtaagattttgctacctgccaaatttcatgattctagatcaacgggaagtaccctataggtttcgatTTCCTTGAAGGGTCTTGACAGACCCGACAGGCAAgcaggcaacgaagtgatcctgtaagggttggGATCCTGTAATCCAGAATCGGATTGGACTAGTGCACAAACATTCTAAGTGAAAGTTATGGCGGCACTACATGCTTGCAACGAGCAGCAAACAACAAGCGCTGGTCAGCGTGTTGCCAACGCTTGGGAGCGCTTGTCGTACGATTCGATTGGCTGCAAGCCAAACACTGTgtataaaaagtactctgtggtgtttGTCGCAAGCAAGCAAGAGGTGCCATTATAATATCATTGTAAGATCGTTTGTGCAGTCATCCGTAAAATCacagattccgtaaaaatacgaatcgaatgaatcgaaccgaatacggatgagtgcacgaACGCCCTTAGTATGGTttcgaaattttgtacaaaatgtaGAAAGAGTTGAAGGGCGCTCAAGTAGGacttttgaaattataattacGTTTAGTTTGATATGTATGATTATTGATTATAGTTACGAAGTATGTGTAGAAAAGTCTATCAACGAATGACAAGATCTCAATAAAggcttaaaataaattgtaaactTGGGAAAGTCTTGACTCACTAGTAGCTCAATATCCCTAATAAGAGATTTATAGTTTTCGAAAACGAAATTTGATGTCCATTGATACATCTACAGCTAGCGGCCCTGATGAAAATTTTGTGACTTTATTGAGTtagagcgtttgtgcactcattgtcgtcatacaaaatgtactatCACTGGTGCACTAATTTTGTTCGTATTTGTACGTATGACGGACACTTCGAatcgtatttttataaaaactaattGAAAACGAATGTGTGCACTAATGCTCTATACCATCAAAATTTTCGGGATATGGAAACTTGTATCGCAGAGATGGTTGAATCTATTTAAAAGTTGAAACTCATGTTAAACCCGCTTTATTATATGCAATTGAAAGGCGGTTAAATTACGTTAAGCCTATCTCTTTGGAtcattaataaaacaaaataagtcagGGTTTgttaatcaaaattttaattttaatcatggAGGTCAGTATATTGACTTCATATTGCAACCCATTTTGCTTTATAATGGTGGCTAAAGATTAAGATAACCGCAAAGTAACTGTAACGACCTACCTTTCATATAATGGACATTAAAATCCTTGAATTAAAGAACACGtttgtacaaaaaaaatcacacaaaaataataactcaaAGTCCCAAGTGTAGAAGGTTGCCAAACTGAgcataagttttaaaaattctgtaaaTTGATTGAAATTTCATTACTGTGTTCTTAACTATTTGGATGCGTTGAAACTGCCAACATAACAAAAAGCtgaccaaaaaatactatttccAGAGAAATTGTTAACGTTaagattatttataaaataagaaagagGAATAAGAGAAACAAAGTCTTTATCCACCCTTGAGCTATACGGAGAACCAGTGATGAGTGCAAACTCACACGATAccaatgtaaataatttatttataattatagagTAATCTTAATTTTACGCAAGTGTAGAGAGATTTAAAATACGTGTGCACATTACGTTGCGCGTGCTACGAAGTTGTCAATGAGTGtgagttttattattgtaataagttattgttaatagatcaattattacaaaaaaggattggttttatttcttcttcacttcttcttctcttcttcATTTCTCGTATAAtgattattaataactagcttattcccacaacttcgtccgcatggagtacacaaatttcacacccctattttacccctttaggggatgaatttataaaaatcctttcttagcggatgtctatgtaataatagctatctgcatgccaaatctcctgagctgtgcgttaataaatcagtcagtcagtcagctttcaaTCATAGTAGTCATAGTAGTGCGCGCTGCATGGGTGTTTTATCATGTCAAACTTTGACTCAACTTGAGTTACGTTGACTTAGACGAGTGACTCAAGATTTCGAATTATCTAAATTATTAATCAAAAGAatttctttaaattaaaaagtttttctttaatagaattatttatttaatcagtcATACAAACGGTATCCGAAAAAATAGTACAGcagatcaaaatcaaaatacatatttacaaacagaacaaaaacatgtacctaatgtaataattataagcTAATCATTTCGATTTGACTTCATttcataaacaaaaataaacatacaaatgtacctaatacgttatttttacataaataagtacatattggCCTTTATAATACCTAGTGACGAAAAGTGGCTCACTTTATATTCTACTGGATTATTATCACCGAAATAGAATCAAAGGTAAAGCGAGCAGCAATGTTAATCTGTTCAAAGAAAATTTTTGGAGCTCTTCGATATGGTaagttcttttttattattataaaactagctgactcgCCCCAGCTTTACTCGTGTGGTAAATCTTTTTCTAGTAGGGGTTTACATAGAGAAACCCTATATGCAAACTTTTAAGCTGTAGTATGTGGTACTCAGtcattttatcattttatgGCCTCGACTATACctgttttactcacgtaagtacctagcttacagtacgcggcagaaagtaatgtacatcggccattagaatgacatttcgactttgtagagcgttgcctctgtctctcatacctaagtaataacgttttgtcggtctcaacgacagagatagtgctctacaaatctgctatctcctttctaaaagtcgatgtacattattttgctgCTGCGTATTGTACGCACTTAATTAATTGACGCAAATTTTCTATTGTAAATGTACTTATGAGTGTTATTATGTTATGTTactttgtcgtaagttaatcatgtaattTACTTACGccagtaaaacttacaggtgtatccgcggCCTATTATTTACTCGTATAACTGtcgtccgcgacaggttgagatggcaatcggggtatgaagcggggggacgtcccgcacacacgcacgtcacccgcgctcgcccgcaccgtttTAGCGTGGAgggttccctccctgattgccatttcaacctttcACGTGCTATATACATATAGATAGGCTTCAGTATTTTTTTGCCACATTATTTTTCCCTTTAAAAAATTTTCGCAGTCAGAAATGAGCAAAACTACGATTTAATAAGTCCGATGTTCCTGCCGACGTCTGCGAATGCTTGTACGGCGCAGTTGACGTCATCGAGCGTGTGCGCTGCGCTTATTTGCACGCGTACGCGCGCTCCGCCTTTTGGTACAACTGGGTAGCTGAACGCCACTACGTAGATACCGCGTTCTGGAATAAAAATGCTTTCATAAATTCTATTTTATGATTCAAATTGAGAGTACCCATTTATTGATCTTCGCGGTTCAAATAATAATACGACTTCTTATTAGTCGGTTATTCAAATACAAGGTAAAATAGGTGTGAAAAGGAGTAGAATTATTAACCTTAGGTaaagttgcaacttgcaagtgcattcattattataaacaaagacATCATCATAGAACGTCTATGATTAAACCATATAGACTTGATGATTTTAAGTCATTATCGTACCTTAGAAGAGGTACATATTTCTAGAATATTGTATTAATTTGAATATGTTCAGCTTGCGCCGTCGCGTCGTTGCGTTTATTGCCTGTTTTACCGAACGCTGGACTTCTGGAAAGCTTGAAAGAGCATTCTAAAATTTAATAGATGATACAGcgtaaaatcatcatcatcatcatgatcaacccatcaccggctcactacagagcacgggtctaatctcagaatgagaaggattttggccatagtctcaCGCTTGCTAAGTGCGGATAGGCAGAGTTCACAGTtaacacaccttttagaacattatggagaactctcaggcttgcaagTTTTCCCACGATCGATATTTTCAACAATACCTGGTACCAACTACCAATGTACCTACCATGGCTCGTCAAAGATCTCCACTTACCCAGCATTCCAGCTGCCAAGTCCACTGCCAATGGCGCCTCGCCCACCATCACAGGACAGATTGGGTGTTCATCCCCTGCCACAGTGAGCCCGGCTGCCTTCATCCCCTCACGAAACACGCGGGTGTTCTCACGAAGGCGTTGACGAAGCGAGGCGCTGTTTTCCACCAGATCTAAAGACTGACAAGGtaagaaaatgataaaatattccGCTTTGTTTAGTTTGGATTTCTATGCTGTAGTGTAAAACTGattgatcccagaaaatcaaagaattgccacgggatttttagaaacaatCAAGTggaaaagtcgcgggcatcatcaattCGGCAccaaaatagcttgcatcccggagacgcaTATACTTAGGCATTATATGTTTTACtctgaaaataaaagaaaattccttccacggggttttaaaaacctaaattcacgcgaatgaagttgcgagcatcatctggtacttaattaatattcttTACCTTTAAGGCAGCCGTGACGATCGCAGGTGGTGGTGCGTTAGAGAATAGATAGGGTCTGGAGACATTCCGCAGCAAAGTTACAAGTTCTTTTGGTCCTGTGGTGTATCCTCCCGCGGCGCCACTTACTGCTTTGCCGAGAGTCGAGCAGATAATGTCTGCTGCACCGTTCACACCGCAGTATTCTTCCGTTCCTCTATAAGAAGATAACAATATCTCTTTAGGAAATAAAAAGGTAACTAGACACACGCCACATACGCAGGTAAGCTCGGAACGGAAAAGATTTACCTATGGATACTACTTTATTAATATTACTGATTCAAATTATAATCTCTTACCCAACAGAACGCGGTATATTTCCCGAGATCCATGTTGCCCAATACCCCCTGGACATGGGAGCACGTGGAAAGGAGAGCACGATGAGTCTGGGAGGGTCAAATACTCTGCTATCGCTAGACAGGGTCAGCAGTTTCAAAACGTCCAAGAAGTTcggaaaaatttatttaatcacCTACATTTCTATCTTTTTTTTCTGCTTTTGGCAGGAAAACGGAGGAAGTGGTTCGATGATAATTTGAGAGAGAACTTGACATGAGTAAGTACtcggaaataaagaaaattgcGCATGGCCGCAAAAGTTTTCTCCGGCTAACCACCGAGCTTTAGGTAAAAGATGGCATCGCATAATGATGTCTTTTTGCttgttataataaatatacctaagaTGTTTACGgaaataattcttttttaatctaattattataagctttaaaattttaagaaGGGGTCATATCTTGTGGAAATGCAATGGCTCCGTTTTTCTATATCGGTGTATCACCATTAGCAGTTAAGCCCTTATGGCGATTAATGTCATCAAAGTTTTCCTATCTCACCTTCCAGTTTCTCCAAAGAAGCCAGTAGCATGACTGTCATCCACTGCCAGCAGTCCCCTGTACTTATCAGCCAAGTCTCTCAGTCCTCGAATAGGTGCTACGGTGCCGTCCATGGAAAACACTCCGTCAGTGACGATCAATTTGAGCCTAGCTTCGCTGTGAGCCAATAAGTGTTCCAACTCTGGAATTAAAAGCAACATCTTAATAATTCTTCTTTCAGTCTTTATTTCTTCAGTCTGGGCAGGTTTCAACACTTATAGACGTTTCTGTTGTGCGTGAAGTGCCCCTGCTCACCGTGTCGTCCCTAAATGTTGCCATCTAAGCTCACTCCAGATTCCAGAAGTCTATCAGACCGGGTCGCCAAGAACTTCTACtatttgactaattttatcaaaactatgtacacgttgttcggtatatcataagtcataacatattgcatgctaataggcagaatttggctgtacctttttgttttgtaatatctgcactgtttacccatattcgcaataaagaaatttgaatttgaatttgaaatttgaatttgaattctCCAGTCATTGAAGTGAAAAAATCAGATTAGAGGGAAGACGGGataatttcatattatagaATAGGTGGAATCCAAAAAATTGTTAAGAGTTACTGTCGACGAAATCATATGTCGAGCTGATAGAAAACTGATTCCAAACAACCATCAAATGATGGaggaatattatatattataatataatattgtgttctCAGAAATGATTACGACCTCAGCTCAGTTCAACCTACAGAAAATGGGTTTTTCTTGACCTTGGTGTAGTCGTCGTCAACTGTTGAACATAAGtccgtacgcgacaggtcgagatggccatcggggtgggtatgccctgcacacccgcactgcccccgcgctaaaccggcGTGGGATAGTGCGGTTGATGTGCGGGTTgcgggtgtccccccgcctcgtaccccgattgcccctgtcgcgtactatagatcaggggtgttacggatatttgcATCCGcttccgcaaatgcggaacatccaGGCAGACATCCGCATCGGCATCCGCGGgtgtgaacttctaataatccgtATCCGGATCCGCGCATGTCAAAATATTGCCATCCACAACAACCTCGCTATAGATTACTTGTAGGGGTTTTCAAACGCTTGCTAAAAGTGCATTCAAATATCAAAAAGGaacttgattttaattttgttcattGCTATTCCCCTTACCTTTGAGATCTCTATGAGGATAGCGGAATTTCTGCGCTTTGCACAGTCGCACCCCGTCTATGATGGAGGCATGGTTGAGCGTGTCAGAGAACACCGCGTCTTCTGGAGTCAGCATCGATTCGAAGAGACCGGCGTTCGCATCGAAGCAAGACCCGTAGAGGATCGCATCCTCGCGGCCGTGGAAATGAGCGAGGCGATTTTCCAGTTCCTGTCGAAGATTTTAGCAGTTTACTAACGTCGTCGCCCTAACACCTAAAAGAACACGAAGTTCTAGACGTCTTCGTGATtttgaagatattttttttatttttttattcacatacaagttagcccttgactgcaatctcacctggtggtaagtgatgatgcagtctaagatgatatcgggctaacctggaggggtatggcagtttttagtaaacccatacccctttggtttctacacggcatcgtaccggaacgctaaatcgcttggcggcacggctttgccgatattTCATAACAAATTTTAagatattaattaaacaacgtGTTTCGACTTTCGTAACGAGCGTTCGCACTTCCTACATCATTTCGCCAAATGTGggtttatttttctaaaaaattagAAGTGCAATCTTTTGTTGTGCCTTTTGGAAAAACCACTAtcacttttttaataattgcAGGTATTCTGGGCCCGTGGTGAACACGGCTaaccctttcccctccaactaagtgaAAAGCTCTTGTATTAGGAGTAGCTTTACGGCAAATTGTAACGGGATGGAAATTGAATCTTCGTCGACTTTTTGGTTTCAGTTACGGCTCATACTTCACAGTTTTAGTATTTATacataacacatttttttcttGGAATATGGGCTGTACCTACCTTATGAATAGTTTGTGTTCCACAGATGAACCGGACAGAGCTCAGTCCAGCACCATAATTTTTTAAACCTTCGCGGGCTGCTTCCACTACCTCAGGATGATTCTAAAAATAATTTGGTAACGTGTTAGTTTTTATATTCACCTGTTTTATAGCAAACTAGCTACCCCGGCAAcattcgtaccgcctaacagtcgattcaattttttttaatttttctctccgtaagaaccatcctcttacttcaaggaatattataaaaaaagaattagcgaaatcggttctgctgttctcgagatttgcgatcagcaacacataatagcgataaatttttatatatagagattaggtatatttattattaggtacatggTTACCTACACATGGTTTCAGAAGTTGACTTACCGATAAGCCTAGGTAATTGTTAGCGCAAAAGTTCAGGAACTCTCCTTCTGAACCTTGGACTTTCACCTAGAAagacgaataataataattataattatagtccatactgatattttaaatgcgaaagtgtgtctgtctatctgtctgctagcttttcacgggccacggtccaacagtttgaccgactttaatgaaatttagtatagagttagcttacatcccgggaaaggacataggctactttttgtcccggaaaatcaaagagttcccacgggattttttaaaacctaaatccacggagacgaaaaacaaaaaacaagagCATAGATGTAAACAATACTAGATGATAACGGCGATTTTGTAAACGTGTAGGTATTTAGGTtcttagggtttcgtacctcaaggaaaaacggaaccctaacaggatcacttcgttgtctgtttgtcagtctgactacctgtcaagaaacctagagggtaatttcccgttgacctagaatcatgaaatttggtaggtaggtaggtcttaaagcagacattaggggaaaatactgaaaaccgtgaatttgtggttacatcacacaaaaaaaaaattgtggtcatgaacttataattagtatttacatttagtcgcgggcatcatgtaatAATCAATAAATTATACTTGAGTAGGAAAAGTGATGACGCGTACTGAGCCCTAATTGGTGCAACCATGACAACGGATTTTTAAATAGGATTAAGGACAAAGATTCCATAAACTTGCACCTCAAGTTAAAAATATATGCCAAGGTCGGTATATGGTCGGTCGGAAAGTAGTTAACGAGGAAAGAAAATTATAACGAGATGCAAGCTGagagagcctagtggttaagacgttcgccttctaatcggaggtcgggggttcaaccCCGGAcacgctcctctaacttttcggagttatgtgcgatcttgctttaacgctgaaggaaaacatcgtaaggaaacctgcatgcctgagagttctacataatcctctcaaaggtgtgtgaagtctgtcaatccgcacttggccagcatggtagactatggccaaaacccttcccccagaaaggagacccgtgctacaTATATAGTGAGCCagtgacgggttgatcatgatgatgatgatgaaacaatgCAAACTCATTCCGTAAGTGCCACAGAAAAAATGTTATAAACAGAATCAGCACCGACCTTGGCGTCCTGCGGTGAGGAGAGGACGCGTTCATGTTTCCACGTCTTAGCGCGCTTGATTTCTTGAAGCCTGTCTTCCAGGACCTCACGTAGCTTGGTCACTCCCGCACGCTCCTTTTTGTTCAACTCGTGTAGCTGTCGGGTTTGTGATCCATTGGACACTAGAAACAAATTATTAGAGACCTTTAGAGActctttagtacctacctatgtacttacataatcataactttatttaaaacatCCTGAAACGAAGACTAATGTGCGAGAATGCCCAGGACCAATGTTTGGACACCTAAAGCAGGTGTTTCGTGTTTGCCTATatttattagtgtagatatgtATATTTCTCGTAAATAACTATCTAAGTATAGTTAGAGGTCAGACGCTATCTGTcgataaataggtaggtacctacctacctatatgtatataatttgGGCGCATTTGCATCGAAATattgcataagtaggtaggtaggtatgtccatATAATTGTGTCGAGGCTTTTTCCTCCTTCGTCGATAATTTCATTGACCTAGGTATCTGTTTAACAGCGCTGTGTTACAGAAAATATTTACATAGATAAGTTTACGCCCATAGaagcagaaataaaaatattttgggcGCGTGATCCGTAAACAAGAAATTTGAACtccaactcatcatcatcatcttaaaATTGACAGACAGTACAGGCCTGCACAAAAGCATATCATGGCTTAAAACCTGCGCCAGTGGTTTGGGAAGAGCATGAGATCTCTATTTAGAGCAGCGATGTCGAAAGTTGATCCAAGTCGTCCTAATGATTGCCAAACTTGTATTAGTAAGAAGACGCCACATTACTTAAGAAAGtatctctttaataataatcttaagTATTGCGTCTTATTCGTTGTATAACACAATACAAACGTAGGGTAACACTCTTACCTCAGATAACACTAGGTAATTGTAAACAATGAATTTCCTACTTATTCGCGGCATGCAAATTAAATTACTCTCATCAGACTTTCAAGGTCGTCCCAGGTACAATAATTGGCAAATTATAGTTTAAGTAGTTAGTTTAGCATTTACCTAAAATCACTATTATGTATACACGAGCTATTAGGTAGAATTATAGAGCGCAGATCATATaaaatgaataggtaggtacataattatcatAAACTTAATTAGATAAATTCGGGTTGCTTTGAACTagaaaatttctaaaaaaatctttgttttttgtAGGTACATTCAATGGTAATGGTACAGGTAAGTATTTATCATCACTCAAAGTAGAGAAGTTCTTGTAGAGCCTTAAAAATTTTTTAtagtctatatacctacttgctacTTACTAGGTTCTTATTTTTAACAGTCGCTGTtacagaatacctacctacagatagGTACAAGGATACctacaaatattaaaatacggACGCCTAAAAAGGCTTTTTTCTTCACTTTACGAAAAATTACGTACGCCAATTTATAAAAGTTAATACCTACCAGCTATGTTAAAATACCTAGTCCTCCTTAGCATAAAAACCGTTGTCTAAGTAACATAATAAGTAAacaatcaattattaatttcatcattaatttattaaaacaagTTTTAACTAACTTAATTACTGAAATTTTAGTTATTTCTGTGtcatatattgttttttttgcaAAGAGAAGGTGTTAATAAACCAAGATTGACTTACGTATGCGCAGGAGTTTAGAGCGTAGCGCCATCGCGTCGACTGGCTAGCAGCGGGCGTGGCAACATTCAGCCGGCTTTTTAGTAAAACCAGTCACGCAAGTTGAACGTTCTGTTTACGATACAACTCTGATTTGGAGCTCTGAATAGTTTATTAACCGCGGATCTGAGTGTATCAACAATCTCAGTTTTTTCAGACACGCAAACTATATTAGTCAGTGAAGCGTTTTTAACCACTAGAATGTTGTAACACTAGATTTAGTACAAAATTGCAGATACACAAAGATTATCAAACCTAATTTGCTATAATTTGCAAAAACAGACCAATCTGTATGGTAGGTACATCGTGAGGCAGGTGACATGTACCGCTCGCTCTCCCACTAAgtactaaacatgcaggaaaaacaaGCAACCAAGCAAGCTTGTTTGTTATTGGCAccaccaacaaacaacacacatCTTCTAAATCTAAAACACACTCAGCTTAACACATTTGACATTCTCACATGAAGACtccacaatgcacaattgcaaaactAGTGCACACTGCACGTTGTGCCATAAAGATTTCAGTTTTGGCAGAttatagatacttacctacctacttagcgaATTATTAAGTATTGGATTATGGACTTCCGTAAGTAATTTTGGATAGAAGCAAGTTACAGGCAGGCTGTTCCATAAGTCTGAATTGTCTGATTTGTTCGTCAAATGACCTCTCGCCGCGCCCTTACACCACGAGGCTCTCAGTGAAACGGTATACCTACATATGCCTAAACAGATGACTATTATTAttggtgaaggaaaccatcctGGAGATAGTTCTTCAAATAAGATCTCTTCTAAGtgtcatttaaataattaaaaacaataattgcAATGTGAAAActtgtttatttgaaaaatgCATTAGGGTATACCAGAAAGTAGACCAGAGCTAGACTAAGAAATGAATTaggaagaaaataattatttctgtAAACCGGTTGTGCTGAGGCTTTTTCAGAATGGAAATCTTCACGCCCTCTTAACTTCAGCAGCTTTTCACAGCCGACTCTGAAAAcgtttcaaaaaatttacaaaactcTTAATGCAAACAACCAAACCTTGACGTTGAATATGGAAAGGCAATTTATAGGAGTACCCTAAGAATATAAGAATTGCCCGTATTTTATAAATTCGGTAGGACGCTTATTGGCTACTATCGTCGCCTGAAAGATTTTATATCCGAAGAGACGGCACGAGCATCCGAACGGAAGTATTTGACCTTTCATATTAATTGTCGATGTCTTGAGCTTCTTTTTAAACGCTATAGCTGCTAGAATGTAGCGAAAGCGATAGTAGCTAGTAGTAAGCAGGCAGCCAAAAAATAAGATCCtggtcaaataaaatatagtcctACCTCAGGTCCAACATGAATGGCCAGCATCATGTCATACTCGTGAGCGCCTATAGATATTTGTGCTCTACCGTCATTGCCCACTCTGACCGTCTTCCCTTGGCAGGAGTTGTTCACTTTGTTGCCCGATATCACGTCACAATATGTACCGGCTGGGAGACAGGTCTGTAAGGAATTAAGGACACAGTCAATAGTTTGCTGAAGGTGAACAATACTAGTGTCTGGGACTCTTACGTAAAAGAAAAGTAAGGGCCCCgggtgggttcgaaactagtcgggcttacttCGACTACTCACGTAAGTTCAGCCGGCTTTTTTTATAatgtactagctaatgcccgcgacttcgtccgagtggatttagggttttaaatcccgtgggaactctttgattatccggggtaaaaagtagtctatgtttactctccgtcctttcaactatctctatgccaagaAGCGaaaaggaagga
Above is a window of Maniola hyperantus chromosome 20, iAphHyp1.2, whole genome shotgun sequence DNA encoding:
- the Gcat gene encoding 2-amino-3-ketobutyrate coenzyme A ligase, mitochondrial isoform X1; amino-acid sequence: MLRRTRYFNIAVSNGSQTRQLHELNKKERAGVTKLREVLEDRLQEIKRAKTWKHERVLSSPQDAKVKVQGSEGEFLNFCANNYLGLSNHPEVVEAAREGLKNYGAGLSSVRFICGTQTIHKELENRLAHFHGREDAILYGSCFDANAGLFESMLTPEDAVFSDTLNHASIIDGVRLCKAQKFRYPHRDLKELEHLLAHSEARLKLIVTDGVFSMDGTVAPIRGLRDLADKYRGLLAVDDSHATGFFGETGRGTEEYCGVNGAADIICSTLGKAVSGAAGGYTTGPKELVTLLRNVSRPYLFSNAPPPAIVTAALKSLDLVENSASLRQRLRENTRVFREGMKAAGLTVAGDEHPICPVMVGEAPLAVDLAAGMLERGIYVVAFSYPVVPKGGARVRVQISAAHTLDDVNCAVQAFADVGRNIGLIKS
- the Gcat gene encoding 2-amino-3-ketobutyrate coenzyme A ligase, mitochondrial isoform X2, with amino-acid sequence MALRSKLLRILSNGSQTRQLHELNKKERAGVTKLREVLEDRLQEIKRAKTWKHERVLSSPQDAKVKVQGSEGEFLNFCANNYLGLSNHPEVVEAAREGLKNYGAGLSSVRFICGTQTIHKELENRLAHFHGREDAILYGSCFDANAGLFESMLTPEDAVFSDTLNHASIIDGVRLCKAQKFRYPHRDLKELEHLLAHSEARLKLIVTDGVFSMDGTVAPIRGLRDLADKYRGLLAVDDSHATGFFGETGRGTEEYCGVNGAADIICSTLGKAVSGAAGGYTTGPKELVTLLRNVSRPYLFSNAPPPAIVTAALKSLDLVENSASLRQRLRENTRVFREGMKAAGLTVAGDEHPICPVMVGEAPLAVDLAAGMLERGIYVVAFSYPVVPKGGARVRVQISAAHTLDDVNCAVQAFADVGRNIGLIKS